A genome region from Mercenaria mercenaria strain notata chromosome 11, MADL_Memer_1, whole genome shotgun sequence includes the following:
- the LOC123532764 gene encoding uncharacterized protein LOC123532764 has product MGKSGNGRKLVQTDNASKHDNLIRENEKQMSEAAMDELDTRLQRLENANSGTTDVYKFAFFFFMGVVLTILIYPRVSSTFGTTAVHSRDNLQAKKSDSGFNIEQIDEIEELPSEESTPAGEKRTEQNKTKTAGDTPKYKQNIENEDLVKKKVNKREVKTESAERSKRDEEKGNDNEQTHKNNEKDITMEELEEEEGEPVILKREKNEDLMVDEFEESNAGDTSEDIINNEDNAEPRRVELFSGNVEDIASDLPIEIEKVSTNQQKPDQQKKKSQKTSKSSKPSQAKSKDKARKKNKKEESDPTTNQNVPKEIRDFKATYQKTLTPKKVFVDGRRIPPVELLPQKPNNSSVKIWLFEEFLSDEECDGLMRVHNKHVEEQSTDNPILCFDSVSTLRKHLKNVGKRVQVTSNDFTKGTTCVNASFSGQLKEWFKGNWSYSTAFYPGESRFATAFEQRVKQAMGLNPENGGKFQITSYPKDIGYKSHTDCTENSDDKRDRMATVLVYLDTVSEGGETEFPELGVWARPRKGRALLWNNMNPAGDCEPMSIHKANKVIDGHKFILQRWYYYKSFYSLGKRPPEPPLPERKPGQPRVSCDEYEHGSCRWYDEWNFEHMIEYERQKYTLV; this is encoded by the exons ATGGGGAAAAGTGGAAATGGAAGAAaactcgtacagacggacaatgCATCGAAACATGATAATTTAATACgcgaaaatgaaaaacaaatgtccGAAGCAGCAATGGACGAGTTGGATACCAGATTACAACGTTTGGAGAACGCTAATTCCGGAACTACAGATGTTTACaagtttgcatttttcttttttatgggAGTTGTATTGACTATTTTGATATACCCGAGGGTTTCTTCGACGTTTGGTACAACAGCGGTTCATTCCAGAGATAATTTGCAAGCTAAGAAATCGGATAGTGGTTTCAATATAGAACAAATTGACGAGATTGAAGAATTACCGAGCGAAGAATCTACTCCGGCTGGAGAAAagagaacagaacaaaacaagacaaaaacaGCAGGAGATACACCGAAATATAAGCAAAATATTGAAAACGAAGACTTAGTTAAGAAAAAAGTGAACAAACGTGAAGTTAAAACTGAAAGCGCCGAAAGAAGTAAAAGAGACGAGGAAAAAGGTAATGATAATgaacaaacacataaaaataatgaGAAAGATATAACGATGGAAGAACTTGAAGAAGAAGAAGGCGAACCTGTCATTTTAAAACGGGAAAAAAATGAGGACCTCATGGTGGATGAATTTGAAGAAAGTAATGCTGGAGATACGAGCGAGGATATTATCAATAATGAGGACAACGCCGAACCGCGACGGGTAGAATTGTTTAGTGGAAACGTTGAGGATATTGCAAGTGATCTGCCGatagaaatagaaaaagtcaGTACAAATCAACAAAAACCAGACCAGCAAAAGAAAAAATCCCAAAAGACTAGTAAAAGTAGTAAGCCATCTCAAGCAAAATCGAAAGACAAGGCAcggaaaaagaacaaaaaggaAGAATCTGATCCAACGACCAACCAAAATGTTCCAAAAGAAATAAGGGATTTTAAAGCCACCTACCAAAAGACGCTGACACCAAAGAAGGTGTTTGTGGACGGAAGACGAATACCTCCGGTGGAGTTGTTGCCACAGAAACCGAACAACAGTAGTGTTAA GATATGGTTATTCGAAGAATTTTTGTCTGACGAAGAATGCGATGGATTGATGAGGGTGCACAATAAGCACGTTGAGGAGCAGTCGACGGATAATCCGATTCTTTGTTTCGACAGTGTATCCACACTGCGAAAACATCTGAAAAATGTCGGAAAACGCGTGCAAGTAACgtcaaatgattttacaaaag GTACTACATGCGTAAATGCTAGTTTCTCAGGACAGTTGAAGGAATGGTTTAAAGGTAATTGGAGTTACAGCACCGCCTTTTATCCAGGGGAAAGCCGCTTTGCCACGGCCTTCGAACAGCGAGTCAAACAAGCCATGGGTCTGAATCCAGAAAACGGCGGAAAGTTTCAAATCACTTCTTATCCTAAAGACATAG gcTACAAGTCCCACACAGACTGCACGGAAAACTCGGACGATAAGCGGGACAGGATGGCCACAGTGCTCGTGTACCTAGATACAGTGTCTGAAGGCGGAGAAACGGAATTTCCAG AGCTGGGAGTATGGGCTCGGCCGCGGAAAGGAAGAGCACTCCTCTGGAACAATATGAACCCTGCGGGAGACTGTGAGCCAATGTCTATACATAAAGCTAACAAGGTGATTGATGGACACAAATTCATCCTACAACGCTG GTATTACTACAAGAGCTTTTACTCGCTTGGGAAGCGACCCCCGGAACCCCCACTCCCCGAGAGAAAGCCGGGACAACCTCGGGTATCTTGTGATGAATATGAACATGGGAGCTGTCGTTGGTATGACGAATGGAACTTTGAACACATGATCGAATATGAAAGACAGAAATATACACTTGTATAA